The following are encoded together in the Tripterygium wilfordii isolate XIE 37 chromosome 18, ASM1340144v1, whole genome shotgun sequence genome:
- the LOC119984675 gene encoding uncharacterized protein At5g01610-like: MSFTGIVSLFLLLSHFSTSSTTAVSDDLTAYEILQDYDLPSGILPKGATGYQVDRNTGRFHAYLSGSCSFSLEGSYELSYKSTISGYISKGRLTQISGVSVKVLFFWLNIVEVVRSGDEMEFSVGIASANFPIDNFYESPQCGCGLDCNNAQVSKLRTESFVSSI, encoded by the coding sequence ATGTCTTTCACCGGCATCGTCTCGCTCTTTCTCCTCCTGTCGCATTTCTCCACGTCATCAACCACCGCCGTCAGTGATGATTTAACAGCGTACGAGATCCTCCAGGACTACGATCTCCCCTCCGGAATTCTTCCGAAGGGGGCCACAGGCTACCAAGTAGACCGAAACACAGGTAGATTCCACGCTTATCTGAGTGGTTCGTGCAGCTTTTCTCTTGAGGGCTCTTATGAGTTGAGTTACAAGTCCACGATCAGTGGCTATATTTCCAAGGGCAGGCTCACGCAGATTAGCGGCGTAAGCGTGAAGGTTCTCTTTTTCTGGCTCAACATTGTGGAGGTGGTCAGGAGTGGAGACGAGATGGAGTTCTCGGTAGGGATCGCGTCTGCGAACTTCCCGATTGACAATTTCTACGAATCTCCGCAGTGTGGCTGCGGATTGGATTGCAATAATGCGCAAGTAAGCAAGCTGAGAACCGAATcctttgtttcttcaatttaG
- the LOC119984674 gene encoding 60S ribosomal protein L18-2-like, with the protein MSGLYLGCQRPGLNLFRLSHTKGWFKNPSALEGHLRRVVGTNGGRMGIDLVAGGKSKKTKRTAPKSDDIYLKLLVKLYRFLVRRTGSKFNAVILKRLFMSKVNKPPLSLSRLVRFMEGKGDKIAVVVGTITDDVRVYEVPTLKVTALRFTETARARIEKAGGECLTFDQLALRAPLGQNTVLFRGPKNAREAVKHFGHAPGVPHSHTKPYVRSKGRKFERARGRRKSRGFKV; encoded by the exons ATGTCTGGGTTGTATTTGGGCTGTCAAAGGCCCGGTCTAAACTTGTTTCGACTCTCTCATACGAAAGGATGGTTCAAGAACCCTAGCGCTCTTGAAGGACATTTGCGCCGAGTTGTTGGCACCAACGGAGGAAGAATG GGTATCGATTTGGTTGCCGGAGGTAAGAGCAAGAAGACCAAGCGCACTGCTCCAAAATCAGATGACATTTACCTAAAGCTCCTCGTCAAG TTGTATCGGTTTCTCGTGCGGAGGACTGGTAGCAAGTTCAATGCGGTGATACTGAAGCGTCTCTTCATGAGCAAGGTCAACAAGCCACCGCTCTCACTCTCTCGGTTGGTTCGTTTCATGGAGGGAAAG GGTGATAAGATTGCCGTGGTGGTTGGGACAATAACTGATGATGTCAGAGTCTATGAAGTTCCTACCTTAAAGGTAACAGCACTGAGGTTTACAGAGACTGCAAGGGCAAGGATTGAGAAGGCTGGTGGAGAATGCTTAACCTTTGATCAACTTGCTCTGCGAGCCCCTCTTGGTCAGAACACG GTTCTTTTTAGAGGCCCAAAGAATGCTCGTGAAGCAGTGAAGCACTTTGGACATGCTCCTGGTGTGCCCCACAGCCACACTAAACCCTATGTTCGATCAAaaggaaggaaatttgagagggctagaggaagaagaaagagcagGGGCTTCAAAGTTTAA
- the LOC119983335 gene encoding protein SENESCENCE-ASSOCIATED GENE 21, mitochondrial-like has translation MARSFSNAKVVLDVISKAVARRGYATAAAPSRGSGAGPRNSAPAMVKKEGEKVSWGPDPVTGYYRPESGAHEIDVAELRALLLKKH, from the coding sequence ATGGCTCGCTCTTTCTCAAACGCTAAGGTTGTTCTCGATGTGATCTCTAAGGCTGTTGCGAGGAGAGGTTATGCCACGGCCGCGGCTCCATCCAGAGGATCCGGTGCTGGTCCTAGAAACAGCGCACCTGCTATGGTGaagaaggaaggagagaagGTTTCGTGGGGGCCAGACCCCGTCACCGGTTACTACAGACCAGAGAGTGGTGCTCATGAGATTGATGTGGCGGAGCTCCGCGCTTTGCTCCTGAAGAAGCATTGA